A genomic segment from Takifugu rubripes chromosome 20, fTakRub1.2, whole genome shotgun sequence encodes:
- the LOC105417955 gene encoding uncharacterized protein has translation MRDPFIPMQPGIVVMVAAHMMFNVQSQMEVTGFLGTNITLKFTFPAHVSIQNNSHFVVHQNSKQQKKVAEYTQGNRGDVFEVHPENNSVLWHITGVRLNDSGDYWASLLNIRVIKSNTVWVNIREAATNCTVPPGQGNNSKTDMGEKWETGSGTAQIAAIAVVSTLVLMAAILPFLIWSLLGGKEKTEQPSHQFSNPVVQETPSSVSVSAHSVVYSVLDFPKRASGVTDINFSDADYANVYSEKM, from the exons ATGCGTGATCCATTCATCCCAATGCAACCCGGGATTGTTGTGATGGTTGCCGCTCACATGATGTTCAACG tCCAGAGTCAGATGGAGGTCACTGGGTTCCTCGGCACCAACATCACCCTTAAGTTTACCTTTCCTGCTCACGTCAGCATACAGAATAACAGTCATTTTGTAGTTCATCAAAAttcaaaacagcagaaaaaggtTGCTGAGTACACGCAGGGCAACAGGGGAGACGTCTTTGAGGTGCACCCAGAAAATAACTCTGTCCTTTGGCACATCACCGGTGTCAGATTGAACGATAGTGGAGATTACTGGGCCAGTCTGCTCAACATACGTGTCATAAAAAGCAACACGGTGTGGGTGAACATCCGAGAGGCGGCCACAAACTGCACAG TTCCTCCTGGTCAAGGAAACAACTCAAAAACTGACATGGGAGAAAAATGGGAAACGGGAAGTGGAACTGCTCAGATTGCTGCTATCGCTGTGGTTTCAACACTAGTGTTAATGGCTGCAATACTCCCATTTTTAATCTGGAGTCTTTTGGGAGGGAAAG agaaaacagaacaaCCAAGCCATCAATTCTCCAATCCAGTAGTGCAA GAAACGCCATCATCTGTGAGTGTCAGCGCTCACTCTGTGGTTTATAGCGTCCTGGATTTTCCTAAGAGAGCTTCAGGAGTTACGGATATTAATTTCAGTGATGCTGATTATGCAAATGTTTACTCagagaaaatgtga